A genomic stretch from Sceloporus undulatus isolate JIND9_A2432 ecotype Alabama chromosome 5, SceUnd_v1.1, whole genome shotgun sequence includes:
- the EIF3D gene encoding eukaryotic translation initiation factor 3 subunit D codes for MAKFMIPVIQDNPSGWGPCAVPEQFKDMPYQPFSKGDRLGKVADWTGATYQDKRYTNKYSSQFGGGSQYAYFHEEDEASFQLVDTARTQKTAYQRNRMRFAQRNLRRDKDRRNILQFNLQTLPKSAKQKERDRLRLQKKFQKQFGVRQKWDQKSQKPRDSSVEVRSDWEVKEEMDFPRLMKMRYLEVSDPQDIECCGGLEYYDKAFDRITTRNEKSLRSIKRIFHTVTTTDDPVIRKLAKTQGNVFATDAILATLMACTRSVYSWDIIVQRVGSKLFFDKRDNSDFDLLTVSETANEPPQDEGNSFNSPRNLAMEATYINHNFSQQCLRMGKEKYTFPNPNPFVEDDMDKNEVASVAYRYRRWKLGDDIDLIVRCEHDGVMTGANGEVSFINIKTLNEWDSRHCNGVDWRQKLDSQRGAVIATELKNNSYKLARWTCCALLAGSEYLKLGYVSRYHVKDSARHVILGTQQFKPNEFASQINLSMENAWGILRCVIDICMKLDEGKYLILKDPNKQVIRVYSLPDGTFSSDEEDDDEEEEEEEEEEES; via the exons ATGGCAAAGTTCATGATACCTGTGATCCAGGACAATCCGTCAGGATGGGGTCCATGTGCTGTGCCCGAACAATTCAAAGAtatgccttatcagccctttagCAAAGGAGATCGTCTGGGAAAG GTTGCTGACTGGACAGGAGCTACCTATCAGGATAAGCGATACACGA ATAAATATTCATCCCAGTTTGGTGGTGGAAGCCAATATGCCTATTTCCATGAAGAAGATGAGGCCAGTTTCCAATTGGTGGATACAGCACggacacaaaagactgcataCCAGAGGAATCGCATGAGGTTTGCACAG agGAATCTTCGAAGAGACAAAGACCGCCGGAATATACTTCAGTTCAACCTGCAGACACTGCCTAAAAGTGCCAAGCAAAAGGAGAG AGACAGGCTACGTTTACAAAAGAAGTTTCAGAAGCAATTTGGAGTGAGACAGAAATGGGACCAAAAATCTCAG AAGCCTCGTGACTCCTCTGTGGAAGTACGCAGTGACTGGGAAGTGAAGGAGGAGATGGATTTCCCTAGACTAATGAAGATGAGATACTTGGAAGTCTCAGATCCTCAAGACAT AGAGTGCTGTGGTGGCCTAGAATACTATGACAAAGCTTTTGACCGTATCACCACAAGAAATGAAAAGTCACTGCGTAGCATCAAACGTATCTTCCATACAGTAACTACCACTGATGATCCAGTCATCCGCAAG CTGGCCAAGACTCAAGGAAATGTATTTGCTACAGATGCTATCCTAGCTACCCTTATGGCTTGCACTCGTTCTGTGTATTCCTGGGATATCATTGTGCAAAGAGTTGGATCCAAGCTGTTCTTTGACAAAAGGGACAATTCAGACTTTG ATCTCCTGACAGTGAGTGAGACTGCTAATGAACCACCTCAGGATGAGGGCAACTCCTTCAATTCACCTCGCAATCTTGCAATGGAAGCTACCTACATCAACCACAATTTCTCCCAGCAGTGCTTGAGAATG GGGaaagaaaaatacacatttcCCAATCCAAATCCATTTGTAGAAGATGATATGGACAAGAATGAAGTGGCTTCTGTTGCCTATcg GTACCGAAGGTGGAAGCTGGGAGATGATATTGACCTCATAGTACGTTGTGAACATGATGGAGTGATGACTGGAGCTAATGGAGAAGTGTCATTCATCAACATTAAAACTCTGAATGAATGGGATTCAAGG CATTGTAATGGTGTAGACTGGCGTCAGAAACTAGATTCTCAGAGAGGAGCTGTGATTGCCACTGAATTGAAAAACAACAGCTACAAACTTGCCCGTTGGACATGTTGTGCATTGTTGGCTGGGTCAGAATATCTTAAACTAGG GTATGTATCTCGGTATCATGTGAAAGACTCTGCAAGGCATGTGATCCTGGGCACACAGCAGTTCAAACCTAATGAATTTGCCAGCCAAATTAATTTAAGCATGGAGAATGCCTGGGGCATCCTGCGCTGCGTCATTGACATATGCATGAAATTAGATGAGGGCAAATACCTCATTTTGAAAGACCCCAATAAGCAGGTCATTCGTGTCTACAGCCTGCCAGATGGCACCTTCAGCTCTGacgaagaagatgatgatgaagaggaggaggaagaggaagaag AGGAAGAGAGCTAA
- the FOXRED2 gene encoding FAD-dependent oxidoreductase domain-containing protein 2: protein MLPSPSKYVQELLLTFALSVASSCSHDFLYHDYCIIGAGPSGLQMAYFLQHAGRDYVVFERGHAPGRFFTLYPRHRKLISVNKRYTGKSNSEFNLRHDWNSLLSHDSQLLFRHYSHDFFPNADAMVHYLTDFASMLDLQVRYNTSVTHVMLEKDIMAWNGHYFSLTDQNAQLYKCSVLLVATGTWIPHEVNFPGSEYVEGYESVSIDPEDFVGQSVLILGRGNSAFETAENILGVTNFIHMVSRSRVRLSWATHYVGDLRAINNGLLDTYQLKSLDGLLEGDLEDLVLVKDKKGKLHITLRFYLENSNSSEAESIPLPQDELDNFATRAPYDRAIRCLGWKFDFSIFNKSVGLMRGKGSKKKYPLIKPSYEAKATRGLFVLGTASHSVDFRKSAGGFIHGFRYTVRAVHRLLEVRHHGIPWPSSVYPIMQLTNAIVKRLNEASGIYQMFTVLADVILLKENATEFEYLEEYPIGVLQDLEWRTGRKVQNGLFVIMMEYGKNFSGPDKDVFYYNRAVGEAQHAWQSNFLHPVIYYYKHLPTEREMRLCPPDWHLPRPAAIHHIVEDFLTDWTAPNAHILPLRRFLENCLGTDLRRFYAESCFLFAFTHQKLPPFCQQGYMRMQGLMGNERLRRYGVEAGLLKDYATMDSPSEQEGGSVQSHDQLLDNHMTPNGQLQHLMSTRDEL, encoded by the exons ATGTTGCCATCTCCATCCAAGTATGTTCAAGAACTTCTGCTGACCTTTGCCTTGTCTGTGGCTTCTTCCTGCTCTCATGACTTTCTGTACCATGATTATTGTATTATTGGTGCTGGCCCCTCAGGACTGCAGATGGCCTATTTCCTCCAACATGCAGGGCGGGACTATGTGGTCTTTGAACGTGGACATGCGCCAGGGCGTTTCTTTACTTTGTACCCACGCCATCGCAAGCTGATCAGCGTCAACAAGCGTTACACTGGCAAATCCAACAGTGAATTCAACCTTCGCCATGACTGGAATTCACTACTCAGTCATGATAGCCAATTGCTCTTCCGACACTATTCGCATGACTTTTTCCCTAATGCTGATGCCATGGTGCATTACCTCACTGATTTTGCTTCCATGCTAGACCTCCAGGTACGATACAACACATCTGTCACTCATGTGATGCTGGAAAAAGACATCATGGCATGGAATGGCCATTATTTCAGCCTCACTGACCAGAATGCTCAGCTGTATAAATGCAG TGTTCTTCTGGTAGCCACTGGAACATGGATTCCTCATGAAGTGAACTTCCCCGGTTCAGAATATGTTGAGGGCTATGAATCTGTGTCCATTGACCCAGAAGATTTTGTTGGCCAGTCTGTTTTGATTTTGGGTCGGGGGAACTCTGCCTTTGAGACAGCAGAAAACATTTTGGGTGTCACCAACTTCATACACATGGTGAGCCGGTCCCGAGTTCGCCTTTCTTGGGCTACTCATTATGTTGGAGATCTGAG AGCAATTAACAATGGCCTCCTAGATACATATCAGTTGAAGTCTCTAGATGGGCTTCTGGAGGGTGACTTGGAAGACCTGGTCCTTGTCAAGGATAAGAAAGGAAAGCTGCACATCACCCTCCGTTTCTACCTGGAGAACAGCAATAGTAGTGAAGCAGAGTCCATCCCACTCCCGCAGGATGAGCTGGATAACTTTGCTACTCGAGCACCTTACGATCGTGCTATTCGCTGCCTGGGTTGGAAATTTGATTTCTCCATATTCAACAA GTCTGTTGGACTCATGCGAGGCAAAGGCAGTAAAAAGAAATATCCTTTGATCAAGCCTAGCTATGAAGCCAAAGCCACTCGGGGGCTCTTTGTTCTGGGCACTGCAAGCCATTCAGTTGACTTCAGGAAATCTGCTGGAGGCTTTATTCATGGATTCCGATATACAG TTCGCGCAGTTCATCGCTTATTAGAAGTCCGTCATCATGGAATACCCTGGCCTTCCTCAGTCTACCCCATTATGCAGCTAACAAATGCCATTGTGAAGCGACTGAACGAGGCATCTGGAATTTACCAGATGTTCACTGTGCTGGCAGATGTCATCCTGCTAAAAGA GAACGCCACTGAATTTGAATACCTAGAGGAATACCCAATTGGGGTCCTTCAAGACCTGGAATGGCGCACAGGAAGAAAAGTTCAGAATGGACTTTTTGTCATCATGATGGAGTATGGGAAGAACTTCTCTGGGCCAGACAAGGACGTCTTCTATTACAATCGTGCAGTGGGGGAAGCCCAGCATGCATGGCAGTCCAATTTCCTGCATCCTGTCATTTATTACTACAAACATCTCCCCACTG AGCGTGAGATGAGACTTTGTCCGCCAGACTGGCACCTACCCCGCCCAGCTGCTATCCATCACATAGTGGAGGACTTCTTGACAGACTGGACTGCTCCAAACGCCCACATCCTGCCACTCAGGCGTTTTTTGGAGAATTGCCTAGGAACTGACCTTCGCAGATTCTATGCAG aGTCCTGCTTCCTTTTTGCCTTCACTCATCAGAAGTTGCCTCCCTTCTGCCAGCAGGGATATATGAGAATGCAGGGGCTCATGGGCAATGAGAGACTTAGACGTTATGGAGTAGAAGCCGGGCTCCTCAAGGACTATGCTACTATGGACTCCCCCAGTGAGCAGGAGGGTGGCAGTGTACAATCACATGACCAGTTGTTGGACAATCACATGACACCAAATGGACAATTACAGCATCTCATGAGTACCAGAGATGAACTTTAA